ATCGCCAAGGAGTACGACACGCCCGACTGGAGCCCAGACAAGGCGCAAGACGAGATGACACAGGCGCTGACGGCGTTGCAGAACAAGGTCGACGGCGTCTACGCCGCCAACGACGGCACCGGCGGCGGCGCGATCGCGGCGATGAAGTCGGCCGGCGTTAAGCCGCTGCCGCCCGTCACCGGCCAGGACGCGGAATTGGCCGCCATCCAGCGCATCCTCGCCGGCGACCAGTACATGACGGTCTACAAGGCGATCAAGCCGGAAGCCGAGGCCGCCGCCGAGCTGGCGTACGACCTGGCGCAGAACAAGACCATCCCCTCCGGCCTCGTCAACGGCAAGACGAACAACGGTAAGAAGGACGTGCCCTCGGTGCTGCTCAACCCCATCGCCGTGACCAAGGCCAACGTCAAGGACACGGTGGTGAAGGACGGCTTCTGGTCTGCCGCGCAGATCTGCGTCCAGGCCTTCGCCGACGCCTGCAAGCAGGCCGGAGTTCAGTAGGCCGAGCCGCGGGCCGGGGTAACAGCCCGTTGCCCCGGCCCGCCCGCACGCGAGGCAGCATGACGCAGACCGACCACGCCCCGGTTCTCCAGCTGCAAGAGATCAGCAAGCGCTTCGGCGCCGTGCAGGCGCTGTCGCGTGTCGATCTGGACGTGGCCGCCGGCGAAGTCCTGGGACTGGTCGGCGACAACGGCGCCGGCAAGTCCACCGTAATTAAAATCATCTCCGGCATCTATCAGCCGGACACGGGCGAGATCCGTTTCGCGGGCCGGCCCGTGGCGATCCACGGCCCCACGGACGCCACGGCTCTGGGCATCTCCACCGTCTACCAGGACCTCGCCCTCTGCGACAACCTCGACGTCGTCGCCAACCTCTACCTGGGCAGAGAGGCCGTCTCGCTTGAGGGGGGGCCGCTGACCGTGCTGAACGAGGTGTCGATGGAGCAGCGCGCGATCGGCGTGCTGCGCGACCTGGCGGTGCGCATCCCCAGCGTGCGCATCCCCGTGGCCTCCCTCTCCGGCGGCCAGCGGCAGAGCGTGGCCGTGGCGCGTGCCGTGATGTGGAACAGCCGCGTCGTCTTGCTGGACGAGCCCACAGCCGCGCTCGGCGTGGCGCAGACACGTCAGGTGCTCGACCTGATCCTGCGGCTCAAGCAGCAGGGGCTCGGCGTGCTCGTGATCAGCCACAACCTGGCCGACGTGTTCGAGGTCTGCGACCGCATCCACGTGCTCTACCTGGGCCGCAGCGTCGGCACGTACGACGTGAAGGGCGCAAGCCGCGAGCAGGTCGTGGCGGCGATCACCGGCGCCGAGTTCGCCGAGGAGGAGGCCGACGCCGCCGCGCTCGCCGGCGCGATCGAGCCGTCCGCACAGCCGGGAGACGCGTCGTGAGCACGATGGTGGACGATCCGCGGCTGCTGCAGGAGCAGCCGGGCCTCGCCGGTTTCTTCACCGGCCTGCGGCGCCGCGTATCACAGGGCGAGCTCGGCGTGCTGCCCGTCGTCGTCGGGCTGCTGGTGATCTGCGTGATCTTCCAGATCGCCAACAACAACTTCCTCAGCGCCCGCAACCTGACGAACCTGGTCTTGCAGATCGCCGCCACCGGTACGATCGCCGTCGGCGTCGTGCTGGTGCTGCTGCTGGGCGAGATCGACCTCTCCGTGGGCGAGGTCAGCGGCCTCTGCGCCGCCGTGATGGCCGTGCTCAACGTCAACGCCGGCTGGCCGGGGCCGCTGGCGATCGCGGCCGGCGTGCTCACCGGCGTTGGCGTCGGCGCGGTGCAGGGCCTGTGGGTGACGCGCTTCCGGGTGCCCTCGTTCGTGGTGACGCTGGCCGGGCTGCTCGCCTGGCAGGGGCTGCGCCTGAAGGTGCTGGGCGGCACGGGCACGGTCAACCTGACGGACGCGACGATCACCGACCTCGCCAACCGCTTCCTGCCGAACTGGGCGGGCTGGCTGGTCGGGCTGCTCTGTGTCGCCGCCTATCTCGGCAACCTGGCCATCTCGCGGCGGCGGCGCATGGCGGCCGGGCTGCGCACCCCGTCCTGGGGCGCCTTCGGCGGTCAGATCGCCATCGTCGTGATCGCCGTGCTCGGCGCGGTGGCGATCCTCAACGCCGATCGCGGTGTGCCGCTGGCGGTGCTGTTCTTCCTCGGCTTCATCGTCGTCTTCGACCTGATCCTGCGGCTCACGCGCTTCGGCCGGCACACCTTCGCCGTAGGCGGCAACGCCGAGGCGGCACGGCGCGCCGGCATCAGCGTGGACGGTATCCGCCTCAGCGTCTTCATTCTCGCCTCGGCGCTGGCGGCCTGCGGGGGAATCCTGGCCGCCTCACGCCTGCTCGCGGTCAACCAGTCCTCCGGCGGCGGCGACGTGCTGCTCAACGCCATCGCCGCCGCGGTAATCGGCGGCACCAGCCTCTTCGGCGGGCGCGGCTCGGTCTGGGCGGCGCTGCTCGGCGCCCTGGTGATCGGCGCGATCTCCAACGGCATGGACCTGCTGGCGCTGGCCTCCTCGGTGAAGTTCATGATCACCGGCGGCGTGCTGCTGCTGGCCGTGACGATCGACGCCGTCAGCCGGCGTGGACGCGAGGCCGCCGGCCGGGCGTAGCAGCTCGCCCGCGGCGTCGAGTCCAGCGCGCCGAAGCCTGATTTCAGGGGCTTCGCAGTTCACGCCGGCAGGCGGCTTCAACGCGCCTTGTCCGCCTGGCGGGCGCGCGGTGCGAGTCTGCCTGGCGCCGTCCGGCCCGCCCGCACCGCGCACCGTGCCGGCGCGCCGGCTGCACCTGTGATCATTGCCACAGCAGCTTGATCCTTCCTGCCAAATAGTTGCGATTGGGTGATCCGCGCCATTCGGACGCGCGTAGTTCTGGAATGCAGCGCTGCTCCGCTCCGGATCCCGGTTCGCGTTGTTCGTGGTTCGGCCGATCGGCCAAGTGCAGGAGGGAAGAGATCATGGCGGACCATTTGGATGCGCCCGGCCTGAAGTCGCCGCACGGCGACCCCAGCACCGACATCACCGATATCTTCGCCTTCCAGAAGCCGGGCGATCCCGGCAAGTCGATCCTGATCCTCAATGTCAACCCGCTGGCGCCGACGCTTGCCACGGCCTTTCATCCCGGCGCCGCCTATGACCTCCTGGTGGATACCGACGGCGACGCCCGCGCCGACATCAGCTTCCGCATCACCTTCTCCGAGCCGCGCAGCGGGACGCAGTTTGCGCTGGTCGAGCGCACGGTGCGCCGGCCGGGCAACAACGCTGCGGATGACGGCGACGATCACGGCCACGACGGCGAAGAGCACCAGGTCATCGTCGCGCGCGCGCCCGTCTCCTTCGGCGCCCAGGCGATCGTGAGCGAGGGCCGCGGCGAGGGCGAGGGCTACCGCTTCTTCGCGGGCCTGCGCAGCGACCCCTTCTTCTTCGATCTGCAGGCCTTTCTCAACGGCCTGGCCTTCCACAATCCCGGCTCCGACTTCTTCAAGGACAAGAACGTATTCGGCATCGTGCTCGAAGTGCCGAACCGCCGCGGCCTCGGTCCCAGCTCGAAGGTCGGCGTCTGGGCGCGGACGCTGCTGCCGGTGCCGGGCGAGGACCACGCCCTGGGCCAGGACGACCAGATGGGGCGGCCGGCGATCAACACCGTCTTCAACCACGGCGACGACAAGAACCTGTTCAACGCCACCCCGCCCGACCGCCAGCGAACGACCACGATCGGCTCCGGCATCACCTTCCTGCAGAGCTTCGAGCAGACGCTGAGCGCCTTCGGCTACGCGGCGGCGCAGGCGGAGGCGATCGCGAAGATCCTGCTGCCGGACATCCTCACCTACGACTACGCCAGCGCGGCGGGCTTCTTGAACGGCCGGCGGCTGCAGGACGACGTCATCGACATCTCGCTCGGCCTCGTCACCAACGGCGCGATCAGCACGGACTTCGTCGGCCCGCACACGGACTACCTGGCCGCGTTCCCCTTTCTCGGCAATCCTCATATGTAGCTGTAGCTGTAGCTGTAGCTGCAGCTGCAGCGTGTAACGCACAGGAGGCGCCCACCCATGCAAACCGTGAATCGGCGCAGGTTCCTCACGTTGGCCGCCGTCGGCGCGGCCGGGGCGGCGGGCGTGGCGGCCGCCGTGCCGAGCATCGTCGGCGCAACGCACCAGCCCGCGGGCGGCCTGCAACTGCAGGCCAGGGCCGGACTGCCGCCCAGCCCGTGGCCGGCCTACGCCACGCGGCTCATCGAGGGCCGGCTGGATCTGAAGCGCGGCACGGGGCTGCTGACCAGCCGTGTGCTCGCGGGACATCCGGACAATCCAAGCGCCGTGAGCCTGCCGGGCATGACGCGCCTGATCCGCATCACGTCTATTGATGCGTCTGAAGCGCGGGGGGATGCGCTGCGCCTGCGCGGCCTGATCGAGGACCGCTCGCAGCTCGCGCCGGGCGAAAGCGCCGAGGTCGAGCTGATCATCGACCACGCCAGGGGCGAGTTGCGCAGTAGTCAGAACGGACACGAGACGGTACTGCGCCTGGTCTGAACGGCGCTGCAGACGCCGGCATCAGCCCGGCGGCGCGCGGGCGGTGGTCACCTGTCTGTCTCGCGCGCCGCCTCGGATCACTGTCCGCGTCGATGGCGACGGCGGCCGCGGCCTGGCGCATGGCCGTCGCGCTTCCCCGCCGTCTGCTATGATCGAAGTGTCGCCGCGGGCTTGCGGCCGGGATGGTTCGGCCTTCCGGCCGCGTGGCGTGTCCTGGTTTCCGGCGCGCTGCACAGGCGCCTCCGGACTGGAAGGGAACCGGCAATGCGCATTGTCAACGGCCGTCGCATCACCGAGGTCGATATCGGCTAACTCGAAACCCTCCGCGCCCGCTTTCCCGAGGCCGTGCTTGACCTGGGAACAGGTGACGGCCGCCATGTGCTGGCCACGGCCGCTGCCTGCCCCGACCGGCTCGCGATCGGCGTCGACCCCGCCGCCGCCGCGATGGCGGAGGCATCGCGGCGTGCCGCGCGGCGCGGCGGCCTGCCCAACGCCCTGTTCGTGGCCGCCGCCGCGGAGGCGCTCCCCGCCGAGCTTGACGGGATCGCGGCGGCGCTGACCGTGCACTTCCCCTGGAGTTCGCTGCTGCGGGGCCTGCTCACTGCCGACCCAAGCATCCTCGCCGGCATCACGCGTGTCACCCGGCCCGGCGCCACCGTCACGCTGCTGCTTTCGCTCACCGAGCGCGACCATGTGGCTGGCATGGCGACCCTCGACGATGATGCGGTCGCACGGCTCGCCTGCCGCTACGTCGTGTACCGCCTCTCTCTGATCGAGGGCCATCCGGCCACAACGGCCGAAGTCACGGCCAGTCACTCGACCTGGGCCAAGCGGCTTGGCGCCGGCGCCCGGCGCCCCGCCTGGCTGCTGCGCTTCCGGCGTGAGGACGAAGGGCAAAGGTAAGAGGAGGAAGCGCGGCCCCTCTGCCTGCCCCCGCACACATGCGGCGAGGCGTCTCCACGGGCTATAGTGGCGATGCGCCGCGGCGCGCTGAGCGTACACGGACGCCTTGCCCTGGTTGCCACGCGCCGGCGAGTGACGAGTGACGAGTGACGAGTGAGAGAAGCGCGGAAGTGACGGCAGACGGCGGCAACGGCCGCAGCGGCGAGCCGCCGCCGCGGCCGCCCTTCCGCCTCGGCGTCTTCACGCGCCTGGTCGAGGAGATCGCGCCCGCGGCGCTGTACGCACGGGCGCTTGAGCTGTTCGAAGCGGCCGAAGCGTGCGGCTTCGAGACGGGCTGGGTGGCGCAGCACCACGCGGGCAACACCGGCGGGCTGCCCTCACCCCTGGTCTTCCTCGCCGCCGCGGCCGCGCGCACCCGGCGCCTGCGCCTGGCGACGGGCATCATCACCCTGCCGCTGGAGCAACCGCTGCGTCTGGCCGAAGACGCTGCCGTGCTCGATGCCCTCAGCGAAGGGCGGCTGGAGCTGGGCTTCGGCACCGGCGGCAGCGAGATCGTCTTCCCCCTCTTCGGACGGGAAGTCGAACGCCGGCAGGAGGAGTATGATCGCGCCTTCTCCGTTGTGCGCGACGCGCTCGCGGGCAAGGAGCTTCTGCCGGGCGGCCCGGCGCTCTTCCCGCCGGCTCCGCGGCTCGGCTCGCATCTCTGGGAAGCGACGTTTGGTGTGGAGGGCGCGCTGCGGGCGGCCGAGCACGGCAGCGGTCTGCTGCTGGCGCGCACCGCGGCCCGGCCGGCGTCGCCGTCTGGCGGCACGGACGCGCGCCTGCCGTTGGGCGAGGCGCAGGCGCCGCCGGTCGAAGCCTATTTGGAGCGCTTCCGGGCCGCCCACGCCGGCTCAGAAATCGCGCCGCGCGTCGGCCTCTCCCGTTCGCTCTACGTCGCGCCCACGCGCGCCGAGGCGCTGGCCGACGCCGAGACGGGCATGCGCCGCCACGCCCGCCAGATCCGCCGTCGCTTCGGCCTCGGCGTCGACGCGAGCGTCGAACAGTTGCTGGCGGCAAGCGACGTGCACATCGGCAGCCCCGCGGACGTGATCGCCAGCCTGCGCGCCGACAGGCTGCTCGCCTCCGCGACCGACCTGATCCTGCAGGTGCACCCTGTGGATCCGCCGCAGGAGAAGATCGTGCGATCGCTGCGGCTGGTGGCGAGTGAAGTCGCGCCGGCGCTCGGCTGGCGGCCCGCGCCGCGGGAGCAGGGCCGCGACCTGGCCGCGAGCACCCTCCGTTGAACCGCCGCCTGTGCGGATGAGCAGCGCATGGAAGGCAGCAGCAGATGACACAATCGAACACGATCGGCAGCGGCGTGGCACACGGCGACGTGCTCAACGCGTTGCTCGGCGTCGAAGAGGGTTCATCCCTGGCACGGCTGCGCGCCCGCCGCCCCGAGGCCACCAGCCATACGCAGGGCAGCTACCGAGCGCTCTTCGGAGAGAGCCCCGCCACTGCCGTCTCGCCTGCCGAACGGTTGGCTACGGCGCTGGGTGTGGCTGCCCTGCACCAGGAGCCGGCGCTGATCGACCACTACCGCGCGCGGCTGAGCGCCGTGCCCGGCGTCTCTGAAGCGCAGATCGCCGGCGTGTTGCGCGGACCCGATGCTGCCGGGCTGCCCGCGCGCCTGCGGGCGATCCTCGCGCACGCCGACCTGCTCGTGATCCGCCCGTCCGCCGCCACGCCGGCCGATCTGCACACCCTGCAGGCGGCCGGGCTCTCGGACCCGGAAATCGTCACCGTCTCGCAGCTGATCGCCTTCGTCAGCTTCCAGGTACGGGTCTTCGTCGCACTGGCGTTGCTGCGCGGCGACGATCGGCCGGCGCCCGCGCAGCACAGCGGCCCGCGGGACGCGAACACCAGCGGCTTCACCCAGGCGCAACTCGGCTGGGCGCCGTGGATCGAGCCGTTCGCGGCGGCGGACGCGACGGCGGAGCAGCGCGCGGTCTTGCCGGGCCAGCGCCTCGATTCGCCCTACTTCCGCCTGCTGGCGCTGGACCCGCCGGTGCTGGGCGAGCGCACGGCCACCGACATGGGCATCTTCTACACGCACGAGGGGCTGCCGCGGGCCGACCGCGAGCTCTCGGCCACCGTTACCTCGCGTGTGAACGGCTGCACCTACTGCGCCTCCGTGCACAGCCGCCACGCCGCGCAGCTCAGCCACCGCACCGACGAGGTGCAGCGCTCGCTGGACGAGGGCATCGGCGCAAGCCTGGACGAGCGCTGGCGCGCCGTCACCGACCTGGCCGCGGCGCTGACGCTGACGCCGCCGGCGGCCACGCAGGCGCACCTGAAACGGCTGCGTGCCCTCGGGCTGGACGAACTCGACCTGCTCGACGCGATGCAGTCCGCGGCCTTCTTCGCCTGGGCGAACCGGCTGATGCTCACACTCGGCGAACCCGTGCCGCCCGCGGGCGCGGGAGGATAGCGCGGCATTCGGCCCTCACCTCATACCACATACCCCTCTCCCAATCCTGGGCGAGGGGCGATCCGGCGTCGGGCGTTCCGATTGCTGACCGGTTAACCCGACGCCCTCCGATTCGAGCAACGCCGGATCGCCCTTCCCCCAGGAATGGGGGAAGGGAAGGGGATGAGGGCCGAAGCGCGCACCTACGCCGCGGTGACGCGGTGCGCGGCGCCGTTTTCGCGCGGCTCCTGGCCGGGCGGCCAGACCCAGAGGTAACGGGCCACTTCCGGACCGATCGCCACCAGGCGGCCTTCCAGGTCGACGGTGAGCGGCCCGCCCAGCAGGCCGCGCTCGCGCACGCGCAGGCGCACGCCCGGGCGGAAGCCCTGCGTCTCGTAAAAGGTCATCAGCTCGTGGTTGTCCTCCGCCAGCTCGGAGATGCGGCGCAGGCGCACCTCGGCGCCGGCCGCGACGCCGTCCAGCGAGACCAGCGGTATCCGCCGCTCCACGTCCGTCTGCGGACGGATGGGATTGCCGTGCGGGCAGGTGGTGGGAAAGCCCAGCGAGGCGGCGATCCGTTCTTCCACCTGCGGTGAGACGGCGTGCTCCAGCCGGTGCGCTTCTTCGTGCGCCGTGGCCCAGTCGAGGCCGAGGCCGTCCGTCAGCCAGCGCTCGATCAGGCGGTGGCGGCGCAGCAGCGTGTCGGCGATCTCGCGTCCCTGCGCCGTCAGCTCCACCGAGCGGCGGGGCTCGATCCGCACCAGTCCGTCGCGCTCGAGCCGCCGCGCCGCCTCGCCCATCGTCGGTGCGCTGACGCCGCAGAAGGCCGCCAGCCGGGCAAGCGTCGGCTGCTCGCCCTCGTCGGTGAGGGTACAGATAGCGATCAGGTAGTTCTCGCTGGTCATTGTGGTCATGGGGTTTCAATCCTCACCCGGACGCCGCTGAGCAGTGGAAGGAGGCCGGGTGCGACGCGCCACGTCCGCGCGGCGGCGCGCAAAACGTGACGTTCTTCACCAAGTATAGCAGCGGAGGCGGAGGCGCCGCGGATCGCGCTAGAAGAGCCGGCCGTCGATGCCCCAGGTCGTGCCCGCCGCGGTGAAGAGGATCACGATTTCACTGAGGATCATCATCAAATTTTGGCCCTGCTCGCCCTGGTCCGTGAGGCCGGCGAGCAGCAGGTAGTTGGTATTGAGAAAGAGGCCGACGATCGCGCCGACGGGCGTGAGCAGCCCCAGCGCGAGACTGACGCCGACGGAGAATTCGCCCAGCACCACCAGCCAGGAGGTGATCACGCGCCGCCGCCTGCTGCTGAGTGAGACGCGGCGAATCGCGTTGGCGAAGCCAGGGATGGGGTGCTTCGCCGTCAGCGATTCGACCCAGTTCATGGCCGAGCCGCGCAGGAAATTTGGCAGGTCTTTGTGGCGCACGCTCTCCAGCCACCACAACCCCACGCCGATGCGGAGGATGGCGAGCCACTCGCGCAGCGTCAGCCAGTCGAGCGCGTCCTTCACGAGGGTATAGGGTAGAGGGTGTAAGGTTTTGGGTACAGGGTTTAGACGCGTTCACGACATGCTGACCCTTTACCCCACACCCTCTACCCTTCCCCGAAGGAGACGGCCATGCTGCGCACCCGGCTATGCGACCTGCTCGGCATCGAGATCCCGATCCTGAACGCGCCGATGGGCGGCGGTCCGGCGAACGGAGAGCTGGCGGCGGCGATCTCGGCGGCCGGCGGGCTGGGCCTGATCGGCGGCATGGCGCAGGGGCGCGAATGGTTGCGCGGGCAGATCCGGCTGGTGCGCGAACGCACCGACCGGCCCTTCGGCGTCGGCTTCATCAGTCACTGGCTGCCCGACTTCCCCGGCCTCTACGAGGTCGCGCTGGAGGAGGGCGTGCCGGTGATCGCGCATTCGTTTGCCGACCCGGCGCCGTACATGGCCCAGGCGCGGGCGATCGGCGCCAGGGTCATCTGCCAGGTGCGCGCCGTCGAGCAGGCGCGGCAGGCGGCGCGTGCCGGCGTCGATCTGATCGTGGCACAGGGCGGCGAGGCCGGCGGCCACACCGGCACGCTCGCTACGCTGCCGCTGGTGCCGCAGATCGTGGATGCCGTCGCGCCGATCCCCGTGATCGCGGCGGGCGGTATCGCGGACGGCCGAGGATTGGCAGCGGCGATCATGCTCGGCGCGGAAGGCGCCTGGCTCGGCACCGCCTTTTTGGCCGCCGCCGAGTGCGGCGTCTCGCCCAACCGCCGGCGGCGCGTGCTGGAGGCCGAATCGGCGGATACGGTGTACACCTCGGTCTTCGACATCGCCGACGGGCGCGCCTGGCCGCAGGGTGTGGCCGGGCGCGTGGTGCGCAACCGCTTCAGCGAGCGCTGGCACGGCCACGAAGAGGAGCTGCGCGGCCAGCGAGAAGCGGCGCAGCAGCAACTCGTTGCGGCCTGGCAGGCGGACGACCCGGAGATCGCGGCCGTCTGGGCGGGAGAAGCCGTGGGCCTGGTGCACCGCGTCGAGCCGGCGGGCGCGATCGTGCGCCGCATCGCGGAGGAGGCCGAGCGCACCCTGCGCGAGCGAGCGG
This sequence is a window from Dehalococcoidia bacterium. Protein-coding genes within it:
- a CDS encoding ATP-binding cassette domain-containing protein — translated: MTQTDHAPVLQLQEISKRFGAVQALSRVDLDVAAGEVLGLVGDNGAGKSTVIKIISGIYQPDTGEIRFAGRPVAIHGPTDATALGISTVYQDLALCDNLDVVANLYLGREAVSLEGGPLTVLNEVSMEQRAIGVLRDLAVRIPSVRIPVASLSGGQRQSVAVARAVMWNSRVVLLDEPTAALGVAQTRQVLDLILRLKQQGLGVLVISHNLADVFEVCDRIHVLYLGRSVGTYDVKGASREQVVAAITGAEFAEEEADAAALAGAIEPSAQPGDAS
- a CDS encoding alkylhydroperoxidase domain protein — its product is MTQSNTIGSGVAHGDVLNALLGVEEGSSLARLRARRPEATSHTQGSYRALFGESPATAVSPAERLATALGVAALHQEPALIDHYRARLSAVPGVSEAQIAGVLRGPDAAGLPARLRAILAHADLLVIRPSAATPADLHTLQAAGLSDPEIVTVSQLIAFVSFQVRVFVALALLRGDDRPAPAQHSGPRDANTSGFTQAQLGWAPWIEPFAAADATAEQRAVLPGQRLDSPYFRLLALDPPVLGERTATDMGIFYTHEGLPRADRELSATVTSRVNGCTYCASVHSRHAAQLSHRTDEVQRSLDEGIGASLDERWRAVTDLAAALTLTPPAATQAHLKRLRALGLDELDLLDAMQSAAFFAWANRLMLTLGEPVPPAGAGG
- a CDS encoding metal-dependent transcriptional regulator encodes the protein MTTMTSENYLIAICTLTDEGEQPTLARLAAFCGVSAPTMGEAARRLERDGLVRIEPRRSVELTAQGREIADTLLRRHRLIERWLTDGLGLDWATAHEEAHRLEHAVSPQVEERIAASLGFPTTCPHGNPIRPQTDVERRIPLVSLDGVAAGAEVRLRRISELAEDNHELMTFYETQGFRPGVRLRVRERGLLGGPLTVDLEGRLVAIGPEVARYLWVWPPGQEPRENGAAHRVTAA
- a CDS encoding TQO small subunit DoxD produces the protein MKDALDWLTLREWLAILRIGVGLWWLESVRHKDLPNFLRGSAMNWVESLTAKHPIPGFANAIRRVSLSSRRRRVITSWLVVLGEFSVGVSLALGLLTPVGAIVGLFLNTNYLLLAGLTDQGEQGQNLMMILSEIVILFTAAGTTWGIDGRLF
- a CDS encoding LLM class flavin-dependent oxidoreductase, with product MTSERSAEVTADGGNGRSGEPPPRPPFRLGVFTRLVEEIAPAALYARALELFEAAEACGFETGWVAQHHAGNTGGLPSPLVFLAAAAARTRRLRLATGIITLPLEQPLRLAEDAAVLDALSEGRLELGFGTGGSEIVFPLFGREVERRQEEYDRAFSVVRDALAGKELLPGGPALFPPAPRLGSHLWEATFGVEGALRAAEHGSGLLLARTAARPASPSGGTDARLPLGEAQAPPVEAYLERFRAAHAGSEIAPRVGLSRSLYVAPTRAEALADAETGMRRHARQIRRRFGLGVDASVEQLLAASDVHIGSPADVIASLRADRLLASATDLILQVHPVDPPQEKIVRSLRLVASEVAPALGWRPAPREQGRDLAASTLR
- a CDS encoding nitronate monooxygenase family protein produces the protein MLRTRLCDLLGIEIPILNAPMGGGPANGELAAAISAAGGLGLIGGMAQGREWLRGQIRLVRERTDRPFGVGFISHWLPDFPGLYEVALEEGVPVIAHSFADPAPYMAQARAIGARVICQVRAVEQARQAARAGVDLIVAQGGEAGGHTGTLATLPLVPQIVDAVAPIPVIAAGGIADGRGLAAAIMLGAEGAWLGTAFLAAAECGVSPNRRRRVLEAESADTVYTSVFDIADGRAWPQGVAGRVVRNRFSERWHGHEEELRGQREAAQQQLVAAWQADDPEIAAVWAGEAVGLVHRVEPAGAIVRRIAEEAERTLRERAVAVLGTVTA
- a CDS encoding methyltransferase domain-containing protein, translating into MLDLGTGDGRHVLATAAACPDRLAIGVDPAAAAMAEASRRAARRGGLPNALFVAAAAEALPAELDGIAAALTVHFPWSSLLRGLLTADPSILAGITRVTRPGATVTLLLSLTERDHVAGMATLDDDAVARLACRYVVYRLSLIEGHPATTAEVTASHSTWAKRLGAGARRPAWLLRFRREDEGQR
- a CDS encoding sugar ABC transporter permease, with product MVDDPRLLQEQPGLAGFFTGLRRRVSQGELGVLPVVVGLLVICVIFQIANNNFLSARNLTNLVLQIAATGTIAVGVVLVLLLGEIDLSVGEVSGLCAAVMAVLNVNAGWPGPLAIAAGVLTGVGVGAVQGLWVTRFRVPSFVVTLAGLLAWQGLRLKVLGGTGTVNLTDATITDLANRFLPNWAGWLVGLLCVAAYLGNLAISRRRRMAAGLRTPSWGAFGGQIAIVVIAVLGAVAILNADRGVPLAVLFFLGFIVVFDLILRLTRFGRHTFAVGGNAEAARRAGISVDGIRLSVFILASALAACGGILAASRLLAVNQSSGGGDVLLNAIAAAVIGGTSLFGGRGSVWAALLGALVIGAISNGMDLLALASSVKFMITGGVLLLAVTIDAVSRRGREAAGRA
- a CDS encoding DUF4331 family protein; this translates as MADHLDAPGLKSPHGDPSTDITDIFAFQKPGDPGKSILILNVNPLAPTLATAFHPGAAYDLLVDTDGDARADISFRITFSEPRSGTQFALVERTVRRPGNNAADDGDDHGHDGEEHQVIVARAPVSFGAQAIVSEGRGEGEGYRFFAGLRSDPFFFDLQAFLNGLAFHNPGSDFFKDKNVFGIVLEVPNRRGLGPSSKVGVWARTLLPVPGEDHALGQDDQMGRPAINTVFNHGDDKNLFNATPPDRQRTTTIGSGITFLQSFEQTLSAFGYAAAQAEAIAKILLPDILTYDYASAAGFLNGRRLQDDVIDISLGLVTNGAISTDFVGPHTDYLAAFPFLGNPHM